One genomic window of Deltaproteobacteria bacterium RBG_16_64_85 includes the following:
- a CDS encoding secondary thiamine-phosphate synthase enzyme has product MKSYRKELWFQLPQRMGFVNITPDVERCLLESGVAEGLCLVNAMHITASVFINDDESGLHRDYARWLEELAPHEPVSRYLHNRTGEDNGDAHLKRQVMGREVVVAVTGGKLDFGTWERIFYGEFDGRRRKRVLVKIIGE; this is encoded by the coding sequence ATGAAAAGCTATCGGAAGGAGCTGTGGTTCCAACTTCCTCAGCGGATGGGGTTCGTCAACATCACGCCTGACGTCGAGCGGTGCCTGCTGGAGAGCGGCGTTGCGGAAGGCCTGTGCCTGGTCAACGCGATGCACATCACCGCCTCCGTCTTCATCAACGACGACGAGAGCGGTCTGCACCGGGATTATGCGCGCTGGCTGGAGGAACTCGCACCCCACGAGCCCGTCTCCCGTTACCTTCACAACCGCACGGGAGAGGACAACGGCGACGCCCACCTGAAGCGCCAGGTGATGGGCCGCGAGGTCGTGGTGGCCGTGACCGGGGGGAAGCTCGACTTCGGCACCTGGGAGCGGATCTTCTACGGCGAGTTCGACGGCCGCCGCAGGAAGAGAGTCCTCGTCAAGATCATCGGCGAATGA
- a CDS encoding ferrochelatase, with amino-acid sequence MPATTPLTGVVLLNMGGPDSLSAVRPFLARLFSDRDLIRLPAAFLTQPVFAWLVSGLRARKVKTYYEEIGGSSPIGHLTELQRAALEAALRGTGRNFRVYVGMRYWHPLARHAVLEMKEDGVSRAIALPLYPQYFAATTGSSLKDLKGWMHREGTGFPLREVRSFPDHPAYIAALSEKIAETLRGVAPAGAHLLFSAHGVPKSFIDAGDPYQEEVGRTVAAVQRGFPGIPHSISYQSRAGRAQWLAPDSVAEVVRLGRGGLKTLVVVPVSFVSDHVETLHELDIRLKATAEQAGILTFLRVPALNDSPAFIRALKEIVLAEEVA; translated from the coding sequence ATGCCCGCAACCACCCCGCTCACGGGCGTCGTTCTCCTGAACATGGGAGGGCCGGACAGCCTTTCGGCCGTCCGACCGTTCCTGGCGAGGCTTTTCTCCGACCGGGACCTCATCCGCCTCCCCGCTGCCTTCCTCACGCAGCCGGTCTTCGCTTGGCTCGTTTCCGGTTTGCGCGCCCGCAAGGTGAAAACGTATTACGAGGAGATCGGCGGCAGCTCCCCGATCGGACATCTGACCGAGCTCCAGCGGGCCGCGCTGGAGGCGGCGCTCCGGGGGACAGGGAGGAACTTCCGGGTCTACGTGGGGATGCGGTACTGGCACCCGCTGGCCAGGCACGCCGTCCTGGAAATGAAGGAGGACGGCGTTTCACGGGCGATCGCCCTCCCCCTCTACCCGCAGTACTTTGCGGCGACCACCGGGTCGAGCCTGAAAGACTTGAAAGGCTGGATGCACCGGGAGGGAACCGGCTTCCCCCTTCGGGAGGTCCGTTCCTTCCCCGACCACCCCGCCTACATCGCAGCCCTCTCGGAGAAGATCGCGGAGACGCTGCGCGGCGTCGCTCCTGCGGGGGCGCACCTGCTGTTCAGCGCCCACGGCGTCCCGAAATCGTTCATCGACGCGGGCGACCCATACCAGGAGGAAGTCGGGCGGACCGTGGCGGCCGTCCAGCGGGGGTTTCCGGGGATTCCCCATTCGATCTCCTACCAGAGCCGCGCAGGAAGGGCGCAGTGGCTTGCCCCCGACTCCGTGGCGGAGGTCGTGCGGCTGGGGCGGGGGGGACTCAAAACGCTGGTCGTCGTGCCGGTGAGCTTCGTTTCGGACCACGTGGAAACGCTGCACGAGCTGGACATCCGGCTCAAGGCCACCGCGGAACAGGCCGGTATCCTCACCTTTCTGCGGGTTCCGGCGCTCAACGACTCGCCCGCCTTCATCCGGGCGCTGAAGGAGATCGTGCTGGCGGAGGAGGTGGCTTGA
- a CDS encoding NAD+ synthase — MKPLRIALAQINATVGDISGNARKILETADRARGEDARVVVFPELALTGYPPEDLLLRSSFIEENLVAWRDLARKISGIAAVVGFVDRGKDGRIYNAAGIASRGRVRGVYRKMHLPNYGVFDEVRYFRRGKEPFLFRAGSSTVGVTICEDIWVRGGPLPREAKAGARLILNLSSSPYHAGKWETRREQVTRHSRRTGRPVAYCNLVGGQDELVFDGGSMVVSGKGKLLARANLFTEELLVCDVDGDGEGGTIAPVPGEEEEIFNALVLGTRDYVEKNRFPGAIIGLSGGIDSSLVAVIATEALGPSRVTGVTMSSPYTSPQSVEDAHALTSRLGIRCIDLPIQEPFAALLATLAGPFRACPPDTTEENIQARIRGTLLMALSNKFGSLVLTTGNKSEMSVGYATLYGDMAGGFAVIKDLYKTMVYRVSRYCNERWGRTIIPERVLTRPPSAELRPDQKDSDSLPDYSVLDPILRMYVEKDRSVPEMVAKGFPEEVVRKVVSLVDKSEYKRRQAPPGVKITPRALGKDRRMPITSRSNG, encoded by the coding sequence ATGAAGCCGCTTCGCATCGCGCTGGCGCAGATCAACGCGACGGTCGGGGACATCTCCGGCAACGCGAGAAAAATCCTGGAAACCGCGGACCGGGCCAGGGGAGAGGACGCCCGCGTGGTCGTCTTCCCCGAGCTGGCGCTGACCGGCTACCCGCCGGAGGACCTGCTGCTGAGGTCCTCCTTCATCGAGGAGAACCTTGTTGCCTGGCGCGACCTCGCCCGGAAAATTTCCGGCATCGCGGCGGTCGTGGGGTTTGTCGACCGGGGAAAAGACGGGCGGATCTACAACGCGGCGGGGATCGCATCGAGGGGGCGCGTCCGAGGCGTCTACCGCAAGATGCACCTGCCCAACTACGGCGTGTTCGACGAGGTCCGGTATTTCCGCCGGGGCAAGGAGCCGTTCCTCTTCCGGGCGGGGAGTTCAACCGTCGGCGTCACGATCTGCGAGGACATCTGGGTCCGCGGCGGCCCGCTCCCCCGCGAGGCGAAGGCCGGGGCGCGCCTGATCCTCAACCTCTCCTCCTCTCCGTACCACGCGGGGAAGTGGGAAACCCGCAGGGAGCAGGTGACCCGGCACTCGCGGCGCACCGGAAGGCCCGTCGCCTACTGCAACCTGGTGGGGGGGCAGGATGAGCTCGTCTTCGATGGCGGGAGCATGGTGGTCTCGGGCAAAGGGAAGCTGCTGGCGCGCGCGAACCTCTTCACCGAGGAGCTCCTGGTCTGCGACGTCGACGGGGACGGAGAGGGGGGGACGATCGCACCGGTTCCCGGGGAGGAAGAAGAGATTTTCAACGCGCTGGTCCTGGGGACACGCGACTACGTGGAGAAGAACCGGTTCCCCGGCGCGATCATCGGGCTGTCCGGCGGGATCGACTCCTCGCTGGTGGCGGTGATCGCGACGGAGGCCCTGGGGCCTTCCCGCGTGACGGGGGTGACGATGTCGTCCCCCTACACGTCGCCGCAGAGCGTGGAGGACGCCCACGCGCTTACGAGCCGCCTGGGGATCCGGTGCATCGACCTTCCCATACAGGAACCTTTCGCCGCGCTGCTTGCGACGCTCGCCGGCCCGTTCCGGGCCTGCCCGCCCGACACCACGGAGGAGAACATCCAGGCGCGAATCCGCGGGACGCTCCTGATGGCCCTCTCCAACAAGTTCGGCTCGCTCGTGCTGACGACCGGGAACAAGAGCGAGATGAGCGTCGGGTACGCCACCCTGTACGGGGACATGGCCGGCGGGTTCGCCGTCATCAAGGATCTCTACAAGACGATGGTCTACCGGGTCTCCCGGTATTGCAACGAGAGGTGGGGCCGTACGATCATCCCGGAACGGGTCCTCACGCGCCCGCCGTCGGCGGAGCTTCGGCCCGACCAGAAGGACTCCGATTCCCTCCCCGACTACAGTGTTCTCGATCCGATCCTGCGCATGTACGTGGAGAAGGACCGCAGCGTCCCGGAGATGGTGGCGAAGGGGTTCCCCGAAGAGGTCGTTCGGAAGGTCGTCTCCCTCGTGGACAAGAGCGAGTACAAACGCCGCCAGGCCCCGCCCGGCGTGAAGATCACGCCGCGCGCCCTGGGGAAGGACCGCCGCATGCCGATCACCAGCCGGTCGAACGGCTGA
- a CDS encoding uroporphyrinogen decarboxylase: MGGYRFLKACRREPVDVTPVWIMRQAGRYLPEYQQIRGKHSFLTMCKTPELVARVTIQPVERLGVDAAILFSDILIPVEAMGIPLEFHDGKGPILGKEIRGQADVDALAVPDPADRVPFVLEAIRILRKTFEGKVPLIGFSGAPFTLCSYIVEGGTSRNFIKLKTLMYQAPEVYRSLMIKITRTVIAYLNAQIEAGAQAVQIFDTWAGVLTPGDYEEYALPYTRQVIEGLKREKVPVIHFVNDCATLLPAIRTLGVDVVAVDWRIPLDVAAAVVGQGVALQGNMDPTMLFHPPEKIDECVRDVLQRGESAASHIFNLGHGILPPTDPEHAVAMVEAVHRFGRKG; encoded by the coding sequence ATGGGCGGTTACCGGTTCCTGAAGGCCTGCCGGCGGGAGCCGGTGGATGTCACCCCCGTCTGGATCATGCGCCAGGCCGGAAGGTACCTCCCGGAGTACCAGCAAATCCGCGGAAAGCACTCCTTCCTCACGATGTGCAAGACGCCGGAGCTGGTCGCGAGAGTGACGATCCAGCCGGTGGAGCGTCTGGGCGTGGACGCTGCAATCCTCTTCTCCGACATCCTCATTCCGGTGGAGGCGATGGGCATTCCGCTGGAGTTCCACGATGGGAAGGGACCGATCCTGGGGAAGGAGATCCGCGGGCAGGCCGACGTCGACGCGCTCGCCGTTCCCGACCCGGCCGACAGGGTCCCTTTTGTCCTGGAGGCGATCCGGATCCTGCGAAAGACCTTCGAAGGTAAGGTCCCGTTGATCGGCTTCTCCGGGGCTCCCTTCACTCTGTGCTCCTACATCGTGGAAGGGGGGACCTCGCGCAACTTCATCAAGCTGAAGACTCTCATGTACCAGGCTCCCGAGGTCTACCGGTCGCTGATGATCAAGATCACCCGGACCGTGATCGCCTATCTCAACGCCCAGATCGAGGCGGGGGCGCAGGCGGTTCAGATCTTCGACACCTGGGCGGGGGTGCTGACGCCCGGCGACTACGAGGAGTACGCCCTTCCGTACACCCGCCAGGTGATCGAGGGCCTGAAGCGCGAAAAGGTTCCCGTCATCCACTTCGTCAACGACTGCGCCACCCTCCTGCCGGCCATTCGGACCCTCGGCGTGGACGTCGTCGCCGTCGACTGGAGGATCCCCCTGGACGTGGCCGCGGCCGTCGTAGGGCAAGGCGTTGCGCTCCAGGGAAACATGGACCCGACGATGCTCTTCCACCCGCCGGAGAAGATCGACGAGTGCGTGCGCGACGTGCTGCAGCGCGGGGAGTCCGCCGCCTCCCACATCTTCAACCTGGGCCACGGCATCCTGCCGCCGACCGACCCCGAGCACGCAGTCGCAATGGTCGAGGCGGTTCACCGGTTCGGCCGGAAGGGATAA
- a CDS encoding aminodeoxychorismate synthase, component I: MFGAASGKTGAILLETQRADVRDRYSYLLKDPDRILVTHRLEDIPSLLEEAGAWQAKGFPVAGFLAYEAGYALENTFAPGDQTAFPFPLGWFGVYPGFLRFDHLRGRWEQGGPSATEWPDHEPENPLSLYGGPLAPRFSISEEDYIGKVHEVRRSIAKGDVYQANLTGKFAFPFSGDPFSLYLRLRAAQPVPYGAFLRTESACIVSQSPELFFRVRGEKIETRPMKGTAPRGLTDALDRKASRALKADPKNRAENVMIVDLLRNDLGRVCRTGSIRVSRLFEVQRYRTLLQMVSTVSGTLHPQTELCTLLRALFPCGSITGAPKISSMRLLRCLEPVPRGVYTGAIGILLPGGDMTFSVAIRTVTVENGRGEAGAGGGIVWDSQPEAEFREAHQKALYLVEPYVDFELIESFLWTPRGGFRFLADHLRRLSSSARYFGFRFRSDAALAALGSAIRGHGTNDAGKVRLLLRRDGHVSVTMSPFHDAGKERAPCPIALSRIAVSSRDPFVRHKTTNRAWRDDELRKAREAGFDEVLFLNERGELAEGAITNVFLEISGRLYTPPAACGLLEGVYRRQILSGRRLRASERVLFPEDLEKADKIFLTNSVRANVPAVLSASCRNPTRA; the protein is encoded by the coding sequence GTGTTTGGCGCCGCTTCCGGGAAGACCGGCGCGATCCTTCTGGAAACCCAGCGGGCGGACGTCCGGGACCGGTATTCCTACCTTCTGAAGGACCCCGACAGAATTCTGGTCACCCATCGCCTGGAAGACATCCCTTCCCTGCTGGAAGAGGCGGGCGCATGGCAGGCCAAGGGATTCCCGGTCGCGGGTTTTCTCGCCTACGAAGCGGGATACGCCCTGGAGAACACCTTTGCGCCGGGGGATCAGACCGCCTTTCCCTTCCCCCTGGGCTGGTTCGGCGTCTACCCGGGGTTCCTGCGGTTCGACCACCTGCGCGGCCGATGGGAGCAGGGCGGCCCTTCGGCTACGGAGTGGCCCGACCACGAACCGGAGAACCCGCTCTCTCTTTACGGCGGACCGCTCGCTCCCCGGTTTTCCATTTCCGAAGAGGACTATATAGGGAAGGTTCACGAAGTCCGCCGATCCATCGCGAAGGGCGATGTCTACCAGGCCAACCTGACCGGGAAGTTCGCCTTCCCGTTCTCCGGAGATCCGTTCTCCCTCTATCTCCGGCTGCGCGCCGCACAACCGGTGCCGTACGGGGCATTCCTGCGCACGGAGTCGGCCTGCATCGTCTCCCAGTCCCCGGAACTGTTCTTCCGCGTCAGGGGAGAGAAGATCGAAACGCGACCGATGAAGGGGACCGCCCCGCGCGGATTGACGGACGCCCTGGACCGCAAGGCATCCCGAGCCCTCAAGGCGGACCCGAAAAACCGGGCCGAAAACGTGATGATCGTCGACCTCCTCCGAAACGACCTGGGGAGGGTGTGCCGTACCGGTTCCATCAGGGTCTCCCGCCTGTTCGAGGTCCAGCGATACCGCACCTTGCTGCAAATGGTTTCCACCGTCTCCGGAACGCTCCATCCGCAAACGGAGCTGTGCACGCTTCTCCGCGCCCTGTTCCCATGCGGCTCCATCACCGGGGCGCCCAAGATCTCCTCGATGCGCTTGCTGCGGTGCCTGGAGCCCGTTCCGAGAGGAGTCTATACCGGCGCGATCGGAATCCTCCTGCCGGGCGGAGACATGACGTTTTCCGTAGCGATACGCACGGTGACGGTGGAAAACGGTCGGGGGGAAGCCGGCGCGGGCGGCGGGATTGTCTGGGACTCGCAGCCGGAGGCGGAGTTCCGGGAAGCTCACCAGAAGGCGCTTTACCTCGTCGAACCGTACGTCGACTTCGAACTGATCGAATCGTTCCTCTGGACCCCGAGGGGGGGGTTCCGTTTTCTTGCCGACCACCTGCGGAGGCTTTCTTCATCGGCGCGGTATTTCGGGTTCCGGTTCCGCAGCGATGCCGCCCTCGCCGCGTTGGGATCGGCCATCCGGGGCCATGGAACAAACGACGCCGGCAAGGTGCGCCTGCTGCTCCGGCGGGACGGGCACGTATCGGTGACAATGTCGCCTTTCCACGATGCCGGGAAGGAACGGGCGCCCTGTCCGATCGCGCTCTCGCGCATCGCCGTTTCGTCCCGCGATCCCTTTGTTCGTCACAAGACCACGAACCGCGCCTGGAGAGACGACGAGTTGCGCAAGGCGCGCGAGGCAGGATTCGATGAAGTGCTGTTCCTGAACGAGCGCGGAGAGTTGGCGGAAGGGGCGATCACCAACGTCTTCCTGGAGATTTCCGGACGGCTGTACACGCCTCCGGCCGCATGCGGCCTCCTGGAGGGCGTTTACCGGCGACAGATCCTGTCGGGTCGGAGGCTGCGCGCCTCCGAGCGGGTCCTGTTCCCGGAGGACCTGGAAAAGGCCGACAAGATCTTTCTGACGAACTCCGTCAGGGCGAACGTTCCGGCGGTCCTGTCCGCATCCTGCCGGAATCCGACTCGTGCGTGA
- a CDS encoding Rossman fold protein, TIGR00730 family, which translates to MEEFAGTETWRVFRIMSEFVDGFESLRNVGPAISVFGSARTKRNDWAYKITVKTTEILSRRGYSIISGGGPGIMEAANRGAKRGKGLSIGLNITLPLEQKPNRFQDKTLVFRHFFARKVMFVKYASGYLIMPGGFGTLDEFFESLTLLQTGKIRRFPIVMMGKKYWDGLLRWMEKVMLAEGTISASDLHYFYLTDNPHQAAEHIFKFHMDRIRPVGERRRTPALPPEEPPTL; encoded by the coding sequence GTGGAGGAGTTCGCGGGAACCGAAACGTGGCGCGTCTTTCGCATCATGAGCGAGTTCGTGGACGGGTTCGAGTCCCTCCGCAACGTCGGCCCCGCCATCTCCGTCTTCGGAAGCGCGCGCACCAAGCGGAACGACTGGGCCTACAAGATCACGGTGAAGACGACCGAGATCCTCTCCCGGCGCGGCTATTCGATCATCTCCGGCGGCGGCCCGGGCATCATGGAGGCGGCCAACCGCGGCGCCAAGCGCGGGAAGGGGCTGTCCATCGGCCTGAACATCACGCTCCCCTTGGAGCAGAAGCCGAACCGGTTCCAGGACAAAACGCTGGTCTTCCGCCATTTCTTCGCCCGCAAGGTGATGTTCGTCAAGTACGCCTCCGGCTATCTCATCATGCCGGGAGGGTTCGGCACGCTCGACGAGTTCTTCGAATCCCTGACCCTCCTGCAGACGGGGAAGATCCGGCGGTTCCCCATCGTGATGATGGGGAAGAAGTACTGGGATGGGCTCCTCCGGTGGATGGAGAAGGTGATGTTGGCGGAAGGGACGATCTCGGCGTCCGACCTCCACTACTTTTATCTGACCGACAACCCGCACCAGGCTGCGGAACACATCTTCAAATTTCACATGGACCGCATCCGTCCCGTAGGCGAGCGGAGGAGGACTCCCGCCCTCCCTCCGGAGGAGCCGCCGACTCTTTAG
- a CDS encoding magnesium and cobalt transport protein CorA: MARKRRKRWHSPGTPPGTLAVHVEADREPVRVALSRYDAAGLEERTLRPEEIASLSVPAGGVLWLNICGLSDPGVVRAVGERFGFHPLALEDVLNVPQRPKVERYEGHLLIILREVRYPEPPEQVSLFLGDRVVVSFQERPGDAFDPVRERLRQAKGQIRALGADFLAYVLCDAVIDAFFPTLEKLGDEVEELEERVIASPSPEAFHEIRQAKQRLLDVRRAVWPARDAMNELLREESPLILAATRPYLRDCYDHLVQLMDMVETFREMAAGLVEEYMSSMSNRMNEIMKVLTVIATIFIPLTFLVGVYGMNFNPQVSPYNMPELGWRYGYPTVLLIMAVIAAVMLQYFRRKKWL; encoded by the coding sequence ATGGCGCGGAAGCGGAGAAAACGGTGGCACTCTCCAGGAACTCCTCCGGGGACGCTTGCGGTCCACGTCGAGGCCGACCGGGAGCCCGTCAGGGTCGCCCTCTCCCGGTACGATGCCGCCGGCCTCGAGGAGCGCACCCTGCGTCCGGAGGAGATCGCCTCGCTTTCCGTCCCCGCAGGCGGGGTCTTGTGGCTGAACATCTGCGGGCTGTCCGATCCGGGCGTCGTCCGTGCGGTTGGAGAGCGGTTCGGCTTCCACCCTCTTGCCCTGGAAGACGTCCTGAACGTCCCCCAGCGCCCCAAGGTCGAGCGGTACGAGGGGCACCTCCTGATTATCCTGCGGGAGGTCCGCTATCCGGAGCCCCCGGAGCAGGTGAGCCTCTTCCTCGGAGACCGGGTGGTGGTGTCCTTTCAGGAGCGTCCGGGCGATGCTTTCGACCCCGTCCGTGAGCGCCTGCGCCAGGCGAAGGGACAGATCCGGGCCTTGGGCGCCGATTTCCTGGCGTACGTCCTCTGCGACGCCGTGATCGACGCCTTTTTCCCGACGTTGGAGAAGCTCGGCGACGAGGTCGAGGAGCTCGAGGAGAGGGTGATCGCCTCCCCCTCCCCCGAGGCATTCCACGAGATCCGCCAGGCGAAGCAGCGGCTGCTCGATGTCCGCCGCGCCGTGTGGCCCGCCCGCGACGCGATGAACGAGCTGCTCCGGGAGGAGTCCCCCCTGATCCTGGCCGCGACGCGGCCGTACCTCCGGGACTGCTACGACCACTTGGTCCAGCTGATGGACATGGTGGAGACGTTCCGCGAAATGGCCGCCGGACTGGTCGAGGAATATATGTCCTCGATGTCGAACCGGATGAACGAGATCATGAAGGTGCTCACCGTGATTGCGACGATCTTCATCCCCCTGACCTTCCTCGTCGGGGTGTACGGGATGAACTTCAACCCGCAGGTCTCCCCCTACAACATGCCGGAACTGGGCTGGCGGTACGGCTACCCGACCGTCCTGCTGATCATGGCCGTGATTGCGGCGGTGATGCTGCAATACTTCCGCAGGAAGAAGTGGCTCTGA
- a CDS encoding protoporphyrinogen oxidase — translation MPRIVIVGAGISGLCTAHYLVKTLSTAGREAEIVLFEAEKVPGGKMRTIREDGFNLEWGPNGFLTNKPYSLELVKELGIEDRLARSSDLARKRFIYSDGRLHRLPETPQAFLASNLLSLRGRLRILWEPFAPGPPPGVDESLGDFARRRLGAEALEKLLDPMVTGIFAGDPDKMSLRSCFPLIHDLERKHGGLVKGMISLQWERRRAGEKREMSAGPGGVLMSFDAGVQALTDVLAKLLSEGLHTGVSVESVRHRDGKFLLSLVENGGRGEIDTDVLVLATPAYSAAAVLVRLDPRISEALAAIPYSPISVVALGYDQATLGHPLDGFGFLIPRLEKRKILGALWDSSVFPNRAPAGKALIRAMVGGVRNPELAALPAEKLIDLTRKELTATMGIAVAPVLARAFFHDKGIPQYLVGHGKVLERIKTRLAAYPGLYLNSNAYRGIALNDCVLQSRLTAERIAKELYPSV, via the coding sequence ATGCCGCGCATCGTCATCGTCGGCGCGGGCATCTCGGGGCTCTGCACGGCCCATTACCTCGTGAAGACCCTCTCGACCGCCGGCAGGGAAGCCGAGATCGTTCTCTTCGAGGCCGAGAAGGTTCCTGGCGGCAAGATGCGCACCATCCGGGAGGACGGCTTCAACCTGGAGTGGGGGCCCAACGGGTTCCTCACCAACAAGCCCTACTCCCTGGAGCTGGTGAAGGAGCTGGGGATCGAGGACCGGCTGGCGCGCTCTTCGGACCTGGCCCGGAAACGGTTCATCTATTCGGACGGCAGGCTCCATCGCCTCCCCGAGACCCCGCAGGCGTTTCTTGCCTCCAACCTCCTCTCCCTTCGCGGCCGGCTCCGGATCCTCTGGGAGCCCTTCGCGCCGGGTCCTCCCCCCGGCGTGGACGAGTCGCTCGGCGACTTCGCCCGCCGGAGGCTGGGCGCCGAAGCGCTGGAGAAGCTGCTCGACCCGATGGTGACGGGAATCTTCGCGGGGGATCCCGACAAGATGTCGCTGCGCAGCTGCTTCCCCCTGATCCACGACCTGGAGCGGAAGCATGGCGGGCTCGTGAAGGGAATGATCTCCCTCCAGTGGGAGCGCCGTCGTGCCGGGGAGAAGCGCGAGATGTCCGCGGGGCCGGGCGGAGTGCTCATGTCGTTTGACGCCGGGGTGCAGGCGCTCACCGACGTCCTAGCGAAGCTGCTCTCGGAGGGCCTTCACACGGGGGTTTCCGTCGAGAGCGTGAGGCATCGCGACGGCAAGTTCCTCCTCTCGCTCGTCGAGAACGGGGGGCGGGGCGAGATCGACACGGACGTCTTGGTGCTGGCGACGCCGGCGTATTCCGCCGCCGCTGTCCTTGTCCGGCTCGACCCGCGGATTTCGGAAGCCCTCGCCGCCATCCCCTATTCCCCGATCTCCGTCGTTGCGCTGGGATACGACCAGGCGACGCTCGGTCACCCCCTGGACGGGTTCGGCTTCCTCATCCCTCGCCTCGAAAAACGGAAGATCCTGGGCGCCCTGTGGGATTCCAGCGTCTTCCCCAACCGCGCGCCAGCGGGAAAAGCCCTGATCCGTGCGATGGTCGGCGGAGTCCGCAATCCCGAACTTGCCGCATTGCCCGCCGAAAAACTCATCGATCTCACCCGAAAGGAGCTCACCGCGACGATGGGGATCGCGGTTGCCCCGGTGCTTGCACGGGCCTTCTTCCACGACAAGGGGATCCCCCAGTACCTGGTGGGGCACGGGAAGGTGCTGGAGCGCATCAAAACGCGGCTCGCCGCTTACCCCGGCCTCTATCTCAACAGCAACGCCTACCGCGGGATCGCCTTGAACGACTGCGTCCTGCAGTCCCGGCTCACCGCGGAGCGGATCGCGAAAGAACTCTATCCCTCCGTGTAG
- a CDS encoding radical SAM/SPASM domain-containing protein — protein MAKEEFIPKWIAWEVTGRCNLNCIHCRASSSMVSHDTDFTTEEAKQLIDDITSFCSPVLVLSGGEPLLRKDLFEIAKYGTGKGLRMCIATNGTLVTDEVCAQMKESGIKIVSLSLDGSTAAIHDDFRKQPGAFEGTLRAAETFRRNGIQFIVNSSFAKRNQRDIPNVYRLAKEIGAHAWYMFMIVPTGRGKEILDELISKEDYEEILEWHYRMEKQEADMLVRPTCAPHYYRVVLQKAKEEGHKFQRRSLTFSTGGGKGCICAQTIAFIDSKGNVQPCSYFPVVAGNVKKQSFKEIWYHSELFESLRAFEKYKGRCGECEYLNVCGGCRARADAVLEDYLEEEPFCSYVPLKTRKRLAQAVETGKRTAENQ, from the coding sequence GTGGCCAAGGAAGAATTCATCCCGAAATGGATCGCCTGGGAGGTCACCGGGCGCTGCAACCTGAACTGCATCCACTGCCGGGCCTCCTCCTCGATGGTCTCCCACGACACCGACTTCACGACGGAAGAGGCGAAACAGCTGATCGACGACATCACCTCCTTCTGCAGCCCCGTGCTCGTCCTCTCCGGCGGGGAGCCGCTGTTGCGAAAGGACCTCTTCGAGATCGCGAAGTACGGGACCGGGAAGGGTCTGCGGATGTGCATCGCGACCAACGGGACGCTCGTCACCGACGAGGTCTGCGCGCAGATGAAGGAGAGCGGGATCAAGATCGTGTCGCTGTCGTTGGACGGGTCGACCGCCGCGATCCACGACGACTTCCGGAAGCAGCCGGGCGCGTTCGAGGGGACGCTGCGGGCGGCGGAGACGTTCCGTCGCAACGGGATCCAGTTCATTGTCAACTCCTCGTTCGCCAAGCGGAACCAGCGCGACATTCCCAACGTCTACCGGCTGGCGAAGGAAATCGGCGCACACGCCTGGTATATGTTCATGATCGTGCCCACGGGCCGCGGCAAGGAGATCCTGGACGAGTTGATCAGCAAGGAGGACTACGAGGAGATCCTCGAGTGGCACTACCGGATGGAGAAGCAGGAGGCCGACATGCTGGTCCGGCCCACCTGCGCCCCGCATTACTACAGGGTCGTTCTGCAGAAGGCCAAGGAGGAGGGGCACAAGTTCCAGCGACGGTCGCTCACCTTTTCGACGGGCGGGGGCAAGGGGTGCATCTGCGCGCAGACGATCGCCTTCATCGACTCGAAAGGGAACGTCCAGCCCTGCTCCTACTTCCCCGTGGTCGCGGGGAACGTCAAGAAGCAGTCGTTCAAGGAGATCTGGTACCATTCCGAGTTGTTCGAGTCGCTACGCGCCTTCGAAAAGTATAAAGGTCGGTGCGGGGAGTGCGAGTACCTGAATGTCTGCGGCGGCTGCCGCGCCCGGGCGGACGCGGTACTTGAAGACTACCTCGAGGAGGAGCCGTTCTGCTCCTATGTCCCGCTGAAGACCCGAAAGCGGCTCGCGCAGGCGGTCGAGACGGGAAAGCGGACAGCGGAGAACCAGTAA